From Bdellovibrio sp. KM01:
CTTCCACGAATACGACGGCATCATTGAACATGACAATCCACTGCCGACGTGGTGGTTGTGGACGTTCTTTCTGACGATCATCTTTGCTTCTCTTTACTTCCTGCACTATCAGTTTGGTGGTGGCATCACATTGCAAGACGAACTAGCGATTCATATGACGGCCTTGGAAAAAGAAAAAGCTACTCAACAGGCATCGGCCCCAGCTGAAACAGAGGACTCTTTAAAAGAAGCCTTTGAAAAGATCGATGCGAACGCTGGTGCCGCTGTTTTCGCTGGCAAATGCGCCGCTTGCCACGGTCAGGAATTGCAAGGTTTGATCGGTCCAAACTTGACCGATCACTTCTGGATTCACGGAAAAGGCACTCGCATGGATATCGTCAAAGTTATTCGTGAAGGTGCCGCGGACAAAGGTATGCCGCCCTGGGGCCCAGTCCTGAAACGCGAGGAGCTTTATTCCGTCGCAAAGTATATAATGACGAAACTAGATTCCAAACCTGCTGGAGCTAAGCCTCCACAAGGAGAAGAAGTGAAATGAGCTTAGACCCGAACCTCCTTACCTCTGTTGACGAGCACGGCGATCACATCGCTATCATTCCTGCTGAAGTAAAGGGGTTCTATAAAAAGCATCGCACCTGGGTGCATGCTGTCTTGCTGGTGATTTTTCTGGCACTGCCGTGGACTACGATCCGCGGCGTGCAAACAATCCTGATCAATATTCCTGACCGCGAATTTTCTTTCTTTGGTCTTTTGTTTCACGCCCACGATGCTCCATTATTATTTTTTATTATCGGCACCCTGGTGATTGGCTTGGCCTTTGTCACTGCCATTTGGGGTCGAGTTTGGTGTGGCTGGGCTTGCCCCCAAACCGTCTTTATTGAATCTGTTTTCCGTCGTATCGAGCAATGGACGGAAGGTAACTATATTGAACGTCGTAAACTTCGAGATGAATCCATGTCGTTCAATAAAATAAAAAAAAGCGGAACCAAGTGGGTGTTGTTCACTGTGGTGTCTTCGTTGATTGCTCACAGCTTCATTGCCTACTTTGTGGGGGCAAAAGACTTGCTACATATGATGGAGCAACCCCCGGGCGACAACTGGACATATTTTATTTTAGTCTCTTTGGTAACTGGTGCTGTGCTTTTTGACTTTGGCTGGTTCCGCGAACAGTTCTGCGTGATCATGTGCCCCTATGGCCGCTTTCAATCTCTTTTAATCGACAATAAATCTTTGGCAGTTATTTACGACGTAAAACGTGGTGAACCTCGACGTGGTCGCAATCAGCCCGGCGAAGCCCAAGGTGACTGTGTCGCCTGCAATCGCTGTGTGAATGCCTGCCCTACAGGTATTGATATTCGCAATGGTCTGCAAATGGAATGTATTGCGTGCACAGCTTGCGTGGATGCCTGTGACGAAATTATGGAGAAAGTTAAAAAACCAAAAGGTCTGATTCGTTACGACACTTTGGACTTCAGCAAAATCAAACTGACTCGCCCACGTCCCTTGGTTTACATGGGGGCTTTGCTGATTTTAATTTCCGGTCTTTCCTATGCGATCGCAACCCGCTCCCCTTTCCATTGGACATTATTGCGTGGTCAGGGTTTGCCATATTCCTATGTGCAAGAGGGCGAAACGAAAGACGTGATTCAAAATCAATTCAAGATTCATATCCAGAATCAAGAGCGCGAAGAGACATCTTATACGCTTTCGATTGATCCCGAGTTAATTAAATCAGGTGCGAAGCTGACGATAGGTGAAAATCCAAAAGTTTTGAAACCACAAGGAACGCACGAATGGTATTTCTTTGTGCGCCTGCCTGAAAGCAGCTTCAAAGGAAC
This genomic window contains:
- a CDS encoding cbb3-type cytochrome c oxidase N-terminal domain-containing protein: MQDNNNPNPEGYKQLFHEYDGIIEHDNPLPTWWLWTFFLTIIFASLYFLHYQFGGGITLQDELAIHMTALEKEKATQQASAPAETEDSLKEAFEKIDANAGAAVFAGKCAACHGQELQGLIGPNLTDHFWIHGKGTRMDIVKVIREGAADKGMPPWGPVLKREELYSVAKYIMTKLDSKPAGAKPPQGEEVK
- the ccoG gene encoding cytochrome c oxidase accessory protein CcoG; its protein translation is MSLDPNLLTSVDEHGDHIAIIPAEVKGFYKKHRTWVHAVLLVIFLALPWTTIRGVQTILINIPDREFSFFGLLFHAHDAPLLFFIIGTLVIGLAFVTAIWGRVWCGWACPQTVFIESVFRRIEQWTEGNYIERRKLRDESMSFNKIKKSGTKWVLFTVVSSLIAHSFIAYFVGAKDLLHMMEQPPGDNWTYFILVSLVTGAVLFDFGWFREQFCVIMCPYGRFQSLLIDNKSLAVIYDVKRGEPRRGRNQPGEAQGDCVACNRCVNACPTGIDIRNGLQMECIACTACVDACDEIMEKVKKPKGLIRYDTLDFSKIKLTRPRPLVYMGALLILISGLSYAIATRSPFHWTLLRGQGLPYSYVQEGETKDVIQNQFKIHIQNQEREETSYTLSIDPELIKSGAKLTIGENPKVLKPQGTHEWYFFVRLPESSFKGTHGKIISRVTIESRHGDVVNRSDKELIIVGPQGI